A window of Macrotis lagotis isolate mMagLag1 chromosome X, bilby.v1.9.chrom.fasta, whole genome shotgun sequence contains these coding sequences:
- the WIZ gene encoding protein Wiz isoform X10 produces MRCEFCGAGFDTRAGLSSHARAHLRDFGITNWELTISPINILKELLAASAERPMLIGPGPGEPGSPGCEREMLGFGPPSLMAMSECRGRGSPLSPFPQAWGDELGPIYRDVLASEEEEMVAVELTSPPLPKKSALPPGPLEQTTSRLGSKMSPEIPHGSKQELPDLKAQNLTTCEVCGACFETRKGLSSHARSHLRQLGVAESESSGAPIDLLYELMKQKGKPDSSPLPPPLAKKSGSPKEAATASPRPGLLTLSKAVDRSLDGPINKAIKSPPGFSSKGLSHTPGSPLLKKVPPGLSGSPPPKNPEDKSPKLPLSPLSGSPKAQWPQPEDEGPLNLTLDSDSGRELDCQLCGAWFETRKGLSSHARAHLRHLGVSDPDAKGSPIDVLHELIKSDGFQTRLPAEREVLAEPGRSGLSALRPSAAALSLLSPPPAKKPKPRASGEASLRGKQDLSASIFWASDVELSPLNLSSGPEPVRDIRCEFCGEFFENRKGLSSHARSHLRQMGVTEWYVNGSPIDTLREILKRRTHPRAGGPLNPTLPGPKGLAKAMGGGPGGSLEARSASELHVPPPSKKLQPSSSPLGHSPTTSPPPTARKMFPGLPPPSLQKKLKPDQMRMEIKREMLAGSLHSEGHPSDGPWSPREDMAPLNLSSRAEPVRDIRCEFCGEFFENRKGLSSHARSHLRQMGVTEWSVNGSPIDTLREILKKKAKPCLIKKEPAAGELPSPLGEEGPKSPGKMLQALSLTPLAGRPGKPGPGAASVAREMSLSPLAAKPSTGFLAPMTAKRPLPEDRLLPGEMKPKTYIQTELPFKTKTIHDKSSHTSSEACCELCGLYFENRKALASHARAHLRQFGVTEWCVNGSPIETLSEWIKHRPQKVGAYRSYIQGGRPFTKKFRNSGHGRDGDKRVPLTLAPNSLALMNKNLGELGPGEAGRTGDGGERPLSSPLALVKAEEHQRQNINKFERRQARPLDSTPSRGQEVSDFQQKLEEVRQPPPRVRPVPSLVPRPPQTSLVKFVGNIYTLKCRFCEVEFQGPLSIQEEWVRHLQRHILEMNFSKAEPRPVETEAPEAQTVAEAQ; encoded by the exons ATGCGCTGTGAGTTCTGTGGAGCAGGCTTTGACACCCGAGCAGGCCTTTCCAGTCATGCCCGCGCTCACCTGCGTGACTTCGGCATCACCAACTGGGAGCTCACCATCTCACCTATCAACATTCTCAAGGAGCTGCTGGCGGCATCAGCAGAGCGCCCTATGCTGATAGGCCCAGGCCCAGGGGAGCCCGGGTCTCCAGGCTGTGAGAGGGAGATGCTGGGTTTTGGCCCACCCAGCCTGATGGCCATGTCTGAGTGCAGAGGGCGAGGCTCGCCACTCTCTCCATTCCCCCAAGCCTGGGGTGATGAGTTGGGGCCAATCTACCGAGATG TTCTGGCCTCTGAGGAAGAAGAGATGGTGGCTGTGGAGTTAACCTCACCCCCACTCCCCAAAAAGAGTGCTCTTCCACCTGGGCCACTGGAGCAGACCACCAGCAGATTGGGTAGCAAGATGTCTCCAGAGATCCCCCATGGAAGCAAACAAGAGCTCCCAGATCTTAAGG ctCAGAATCTGACAACATGTGAGGTGTGTGGTGCTTGTTTTGAGACCAGAAAAGGCCTTTCCAGCCATGCTCGCTCCCACCTTCGGCAGCTAGGTGTGGCTGAGTCTGAAAGTAGCGGAGCCCCCATCGACCTGCTGTACGAGCTgatgaaacagaaaggaaaacCTGACAGCAgccctctgccccctcccctggCCAAGAAATCCGGCTCCCCCAAGGAGGCAGCAACTGCCTCTCCCCGCCCAGGCCTCCTGACCCTCAGCAAGGCAGTTGACAGATCCCTTGATGGCCCCATCAACAAGGCCATCAAATCACCCCCTGGCTTCTCATCCAAGGGCCTTTCCCACACACCAGGCTCCCCTCTTCTCAAGAAGGTGCCACCTGGCTTGTCGGGGTCCCCCCCACCCAAGAACCCTGAGGACAAGAGCCCCAAGCTGCCCCTGAGCCCCCTGTCAGGCTCCCCGAAGGCGCAGTGGCCCCAACCAGAGGATGAGGGGCCCCTGAACCTCA CTTTAGATAGTGATTCGGGCAGAGAGCTTGATTGCCAGTTGTGCGGGGCCTGGTTTGAGACCAGAAAGGGCCTGTCCAGTCACGCCAGAGCCCACCTGCGCCACCTGGGGGTGAGCGACCCGGATGCCAAGGGATCCCCCATAGACGTGCTTCACGAGCTCATCAAGAGCGACGGCTTCCAGACCCGCCTCCCAGCAGAGCGGGAGGTGCTGGCAGAGCCTGGGCGGTCTGGCCTTTCGGCCCTCCGGCCCTCGGCCGCGGCTCTCTCACTGCTCTCCCCCCCGCCCGCCAAGAAGCCCAAACCGAGGGCGTCGGGTGAGGCCAGCCTTCGGGGGAAGCAGGATCTCTCTGCCAGCATATTCTGGGCCTCAGACGTGGAGCTGTCTCCTCTCAATCTCT CATCAGGCCCAGAGCCAGTCAGGGATATACGTTGTGAGTTTTGTGGTGAATTCTTTGAGAATCGCAAAGGCCTGTCAAGCCACGCACGCTCCCACTTGCGGCAAATGGGAGTAACAGAGTGGTATGTCAACGGCTCACCTATTGACACCCTGCGGGAAATTCTGAAGCGCCGGACCCATCCTCGAGCTGGAGGACCACTCAACCCAACCTTGCCAGGCCCAAAAGGACTGGCCAAGGCAATGGGTGGGGGTCCTGGTGGCTCCCTGGAGGCTCGAAGTGCTTCAGAGCTGCATGTACCTCCCCCTTCCAAGAAGCTGCAGCCATCTAGCAGTCCCTTGGGCCACTCACCCACCACTTCTCCACCCCCAACTGCTCGGAAGATGTTTCCTGGTCTGCCACCTCCCTCCCtccagaagaaactgaagcctgaCCAGATGCGGATGGAGATCAAACGGGAGATGTTGGCTGGAAGCCTGCACAGTGAAGGCCACCCATCTGATGGACCCTGGTCACCTCGTGAGGACATGGCACCCCTAAATCTAT CTTCACGGGCTGAGCCAGTCCGAGACATCCGCTGTGAGTTCTGTGGTGAGTTCTTCGAGAACCGCAAGGGTCTGTCAAGCCACGCACGCTCCCACCTGCGGCAGATGGGAGTGACTGAGTGGTCAGTTAATGGTTCGCCCATTGATACTTTGCGAGAGATCCTAAAGAAGAAGGCGAAACCGTGTCTCATTAAGAAGGAACCTGCTGCAGGTGAACTGCCCTCACCCCTGGGTGAGGAGGGCCCCAAATCTCCTGGGAAGATGCTTCAGGCCCTGTCTCTGACCCCATTGGCTGGTCGTCCTGGCAAACCTGGGCCTGGGGCTGCCAGTGTAGCCCGGGAAATGAGCCTCTCTCCTCTCGCTGCCAAACCATCTACTGGTTTCCTCGCCCCCATGACGGCAAAGCGGCCGCTTCCTGAAGATCGACTCCTTCCTGGAGAAATGAAGCCCAAGACCTATATCCAGACAGAGCTGCCCTTCAAGACCAAGACGATTCATGACAAAAGCTCACACACTT CTAGTGAGGCCTGTTGTGAGCTGTGTGGCCTCTATTTTGAGAATCGCAAGGCACTGGCTAGCCATGCTCGGGCTCACCTGCGACAATTTGGGGTGACAGAATGGTGTGTGAATGGCTCCCCAATTGAGACCTTGAGTGAATGGATCAAGCACAGACCCCAGAAGGTGGGAGCTTATCGCAGCTATATCCAGGGTGGCCGGCCCTTTACCAAGAAGTTCCGTAACTCAGGCCATGGGCGAGATGGGGACAAACGAGTGCCCCTCACCTTGGCTCCCAACAGCCTCGCCCTGATGAACAAGAATCTGGGTGAACTGGGGCCTGGGGAAGCTGGTAGGACTGGAGATGGTGGTGAACGACCCCTGTCCTCACCTCTGGCTTTGGTGAAGGCCGAAGAACATCAGCGTCAGAATATCAATA AATTTGAGCGCAGACAAGCCCGACCTCTGGATTCAACCCCTTCTCGGGGCCAGGAGGTCAGTGACTTTCAGCAGAAGTTGGAGGAAGTACGGCAGCCACCTCCCAGAGTAAGGCCTGTCCCCTCACTGGTTCCCCGACCTCCTCAGACGTCTTTGGTGAAGTTTGTGGGCAACATCTACACTCTGAAATGCAG GTTCTGTGAAGTGGAGTTCCAGGGTCCTCTCTCCATCCAGGAGGAATGGGTACGGCATCTCCAGAGGCACATCCTGGAAATGAACTTCTCCAAAGCAGAGCCCCGGCCAGTGGAGACTGAGGCCCCTGAGGCACAGACAGTGGCAGAAGCTCAGTAA
- the WIZ gene encoding protein Wiz isoform X8, whose protein sequence is MAASTAQCRVTKADGRAAAAAGPRGGARERAPAGGPPPSLSPSPSPSPPPTPPPTLLPPPPPPPPLPPPPPPPPPPPPPPPPPRDGPEPGPGAGGGAGPGPGAAPVLASEEEEMVAVELTSPPLPKKSALPPGPLEQTTSRLGSKMSPEIPHGSKQELPDLKAQNLTTCEVCGACFETRKGLSSHARSHLRQLGVAESESSGAPIDLLYELMKQKGKPDSSPLPPPLAKKSGSPKEAATASPRPGLLTLSKAVDRSLDGPINKAIKSPPGFSSKGLSHTPGSPLLKKVPPGLSGSPPPKNPEDKSPKLPLSPLSGSPKAQWPQPEDEGPLNLTLDSDSGRELDCQLCGAWFETRKGLSSHARAHLRHLGVSDPDAKGSPIDVLHELIKSDGFQTRLPAEREVLAEPGRSGLSALRPSAAALSLLSPPPAKKPKPRASGEASLRGKQDLSASIFWASDVELSPLNLSSGPEPVRDIRCEFCGEFFENRKGLSSHARSHLRQMGVTEWYVNGSPIDTLREILKRRTHPRAGGPLNPTLPGPKGLAKAMGGGPGGSLEARSASELHVPPPSKKLQPSSSPLGHSPTTSPPPTARKMFPGLPPPSLQKKLKPDQMRMEIKREMLAGSLHSEGHPSDGPWSPREDMAPLNLSSRAEPVRDIRCEFCGEFFENRKGLSSHARSHLRQMGVTEWSVNGSPIDTLREILKKKAKPCLIKKEPAAGELPSPLGEEGPKSPGKMLQALSLTPLAGRPGKPGPGAASVAREMSLSPLAAKPSTGFLAPMTAKRPLPEDRLLPGEMKPKTYIQTELPFKTKTIHDKSSHTSSEACCELCGLYFENRKALASHARAHLRQFGVTEWCVNGSPIETLSEWIKHRPQKVGAYRSYIQGGRPFTKKFRNSGHGRDGDKRVPLTLAPNSLALMNKNLGELGPGEAGRTGDGGERPLSSPLALVKAEEHQRQNINKFERRQARPLDSTPSRGQEVSDFQQKLEEVRQPPPRVRPVPSLVPRPPQTSLVKFVGNIYTLKCRFCEVEFQGPLSIQEEWVRHLQRHILEMNFSKAEPRPVETEAPEAQTVAEAQ, encoded by the exons ATGGCCGCCTCCACCGCCCAGTGCCGAGTGACAAAAGCGGACGggagggcggcggcggcggcggggccgcgCGGGGGGGCCCGGGAGCGCGCGCCCGCGGGGGGGCCGCCCCCGTCCCTGTCCCCGTCCCCGTCCCCCTCCCCGCCGCCGACGCCGCCGCCGACGctgctcccgccgccgccgccgccgccgccgctgccgccgccgccgcctccaccgccgccgccgccgccgccgccgccgccgccgagggACGGGCCCGAGCCCGGGCCGGGAGCCGGAGGAGGAGCGGGCCCGGGCCCGGGAGCCGCGCCGG TTCTGGCCTCTGAGGAAGAAGAGATGGTGGCTGTGGAGTTAACCTCACCCCCACTCCCCAAAAAGAGTGCTCTTCCACCTGGGCCACTGGAGCAGACCACCAGCAGATTGGGTAGCAAGATGTCTCCAGAGATCCCCCATGGAAGCAAACAAGAGCTCCCAGATCTTAAGG ctCAGAATCTGACAACATGTGAGGTGTGTGGTGCTTGTTTTGAGACCAGAAAAGGCCTTTCCAGCCATGCTCGCTCCCACCTTCGGCAGCTAGGTGTGGCTGAGTCTGAAAGTAGCGGAGCCCCCATCGACCTGCTGTACGAGCTgatgaaacagaaaggaaaacCTGACAGCAgccctctgccccctcccctggCCAAGAAATCCGGCTCCCCCAAGGAGGCAGCAACTGCCTCTCCCCGCCCAGGCCTCCTGACCCTCAGCAAGGCAGTTGACAGATCCCTTGATGGCCCCATCAACAAGGCCATCAAATCACCCCCTGGCTTCTCATCCAAGGGCCTTTCCCACACACCAGGCTCCCCTCTTCTCAAGAAGGTGCCACCTGGCTTGTCGGGGTCCCCCCCACCCAAGAACCCTGAGGACAAGAGCCCCAAGCTGCCCCTGAGCCCCCTGTCAGGCTCCCCGAAGGCGCAGTGGCCCCAACCAGAGGATGAGGGGCCCCTGAACCTCA CTTTAGATAGTGATTCGGGCAGAGAGCTTGATTGCCAGTTGTGCGGGGCCTGGTTTGAGACCAGAAAGGGCCTGTCCAGTCACGCCAGAGCCCACCTGCGCCACCTGGGGGTGAGCGACCCGGATGCCAAGGGATCCCCCATAGACGTGCTTCACGAGCTCATCAAGAGCGACGGCTTCCAGACCCGCCTCCCAGCAGAGCGGGAGGTGCTGGCAGAGCCTGGGCGGTCTGGCCTTTCGGCCCTCCGGCCCTCGGCCGCGGCTCTCTCACTGCTCTCCCCCCCGCCCGCCAAGAAGCCCAAACCGAGGGCGTCGGGTGAGGCCAGCCTTCGGGGGAAGCAGGATCTCTCTGCCAGCATATTCTGGGCCTCAGACGTGGAGCTGTCTCCTCTCAATCTCT CATCAGGCCCAGAGCCAGTCAGGGATATACGTTGTGAGTTTTGTGGTGAATTCTTTGAGAATCGCAAAGGCCTGTCAAGCCACGCACGCTCCCACTTGCGGCAAATGGGAGTAACAGAGTGGTATGTCAACGGCTCACCTATTGACACCCTGCGGGAAATTCTGAAGCGCCGGACCCATCCTCGAGCTGGAGGACCACTCAACCCAACCTTGCCAGGCCCAAAAGGACTGGCCAAGGCAATGGGTGGGGGTCCTGGTGGCTCCCTGGAGGCTCGAAGTGCTTCAGAGCTGCATGTACCTCCCCCTTCCAAGAAGCTGCAGCCATCTAGCAGTCCCTTGGGCCACTCACCCACCACTTCTCCACCCCCAACTGCTCGGAAGATGTTTCCTGGTCTGCCACCTCCCTCCCtccagaagaaactgaagcctgaCCAGATGCGGATGGAGATCAAACGGGAGATGTTGGCTGGAAGCCTGCACAGTGAAGGCCACCCATCTGATGGACCCTGGTCACCTCGTGAGGACATGGCACCCCTAAATCTAT CTTCACGGGCTGAGCCAGTCCGAGACATCCGCTGTGAGTTCTGTGGTGAGTTCTTCGAGAACCGCAAGGGTCTGTCAAGCCACGCACGCTCCCACCTGCGGCAGATGGGAGTGACTGAGTGGTCAGTTAATGGTTCGCCCATTGATACTTTGCGAGAGATCCTAAAGAAGAAGGCGAAACCGTGTCTCATTAAGAAGGAACCTGCTGCAGGTGAACTGCCCTCACCCCTGGGTGAGGAGGGCCCCAAATCTCCTGGGAAGATGCTTCAGGCCCTGTCTCTGACCCCATTGGCTGGTCGTCCTGGCAAACCTGGGCCTGGGGCTGCCAGTGTAGCCCGGGAAATGAGCCTCTCTCCTCTCGCTGCCAAACCATCTACTGGTTTCCTCGCCCCCATGACGGCAAAGCGGCCGCTTCCTGAAGATCGACTCCTTCCTGGAGAAATGAAGCCCAAGACCTATATCCAGACAGAGCTGCCCTTCAAGACCAAGACGATTCATGACAAAAGCTCACACACTT CTAGTGAGGCCTGTTGTGAGCTGTGTGGCCTCTATTTTGAGAATCGCAAGGCACTGGCTAGCCATGCTCGGGCTCACCTGCGACAATTTGGGGTGACAGAATGGTGTGTGAATGGCTCCCCAATTGAGACCTTGAGTGAATGGATCAAGCACAGACCCCAGAAGGTGGGAGCTTATCGCAGCTATATCCAGGGTGGCCGGCCCTTTACCAAGAAGTTCCGTAACTCAGGCCATGGGCGAGATGGGGACAAACGAGTGCCCCTCACCTTGGCTCCCAACAGCCTCGCCCTGATGAACAAGAATCTGGGTGAACTGGGGCCTGGGGAAGCTGGTAGGACTGGAGATGGTGGTGAACGACCCCTGTCCTCACCTCTGGCTTTGGTGAAGGCCGAAGAACATCAGCGTCAGAATATCAATA AATTTGAGCGCAGACAAGCCCGACCTCTGGATTCAACCCCTTCTCGGGGCCAGGAGGTCAGTGACTTTCAGCAGAAGTTGGAGGAAGTACGGCAGCCACCTCCCAGAGTAAGGCCTGTCCCCTCACTGGTTCCCCGACCTCCTCAGACGTCTTTGGTGAAGTTTGTGGGCAACATCTACACTCTGAAATGCAG GTTCTGTGAAGTGGAGTTCCAGGGTCCTCTCTCCATCCAGGAGGAATGGGTACGGCATCTCCAGAGGCACATCCTGGAAATGAACTTCTCCAAAGCAGAGCCCCGGCCAGTGGAGACTGAGGCCCCTGAGGCACAGACAGTGGCAGAAGCTCAGTAA